One segment of Maledivibacter sp. DNA contains the following:
- a CDS encoding methyl-accepting chemotaxis protein, giving the protein MRLKLQGKLLFIIIALQLIFGVVTIVAAKNEITNAAIYELNKKLDGDLNLGYSLLDNKYPGDWMIKDEKLYKGDILIGDGTLENGNFEIVDEVLEKTNSVATIFMKNENVKLENKDGYTEAPYVRVSTNVKKSDGSRAVGTNLSEKVANNIEQGEHYTGEANVADKIYETKYKPIKNKKGEVLGIWFVGVEKDDIDQGVGKMIFRFAIISMVFILIGTIISTAFIRNMVKKIKNIVSTMAEVEKKNLNAYCEVKSNDEIGDIALSLNNLTKTFRNLIQTFSNSSRTVTETSGLLSDITGQTVTAIDEVARAIEEIAKGAGEQARDMEDSTYKISGLASEIETVAKSAKQMNDISDEANEISNSGIKIVETLTQKSKETNDATMKVSGSILEVDAKAQEIESIIGTIGQIAQQTNLLALNASIEAARAGEYGRGFSVVAEEIGSLAKQSEQSVNDINNIIEGIQTQSKTAVDTMTEAKDIVEENNKIVDEVGAMFNNIIHSVKRLTEKISEIEKYSESMNYSKDEIVGIIENLSAISEETSASTQEISASTEEQVASIQEIASSSHNLAEMVKGLEREINQFKL; this is encoded by the coding sequence ATGAGATTAAAATTACAGGGTAAATTGCTTTTTATAATTATAGCATTACAATTAATATTTGGTGTAGTAACAATAGTGGCGGCAAAGAATGAAATAACAAATGCTGCAATTTATGAACTTAATAAAAAGCTCGATGGAGATTTAAATCTAGGCTATAGCTTGCTTGATAATAAATATCCAGGAGATTGGATGATAAAGGATGAAAAGCTTTATAAGGGCGATATATTAATTGGAGATGGAACACTAGAAAATGGAAATTTTGAAATCGTAGACGAAGTATTAGAAAAAACTAATTCAGTTGCAACAATATTTATGAAGAATGAAAATGTCAAATTAGAAAATAAAGATGGATATACGGAGGCTCCCTATGTAAGGGTATCGACAAATGTAAAAAAATCCGATGGTAGCAGGGCCGTGGGGACAAATCTTTCTGAAAAGGTTGCAAATAACATTGAACAAGGAGAACATTATACAGGGGAAGCAAATGTGGCAGACAAAATATATGAAACCAAATATAAACCTATTAAGAATAAAAAGGGAGAAGTTCTTGGTATATGGTTCGTTGGGGTAGAGAAAGATGACATTGACCAAGGAGTAGGTAAAATGATCTTTCGTTTTGCCATCATTAGTATGGTCTTTATCCTCATAGGTACCATTATTTCTACAGCATTTATTAGAAATATGGTAAAGAAGATAAAAAATATAGTATCTACAATGGCAGAGGTGGAGAAAAAGAATCTAAATGCTTATTGTGAGGTGAAATCAAATGATGAGATAGGTGATATTGCATTAAGCTTAAATAATCTCACAAAAACATTTAGAAACTTAATACAAACCTTTAGCAATTCATCTAGAACGGTAACCGAAACTTCGGGTTTGCTATCGGATATTACTGGTCAGACAGTGACCGCCATAGATGAAGTGGCAAGGGCAATAGAAGAAATCGCTAAGGGCGCTGGAGAACAGGCGAGGGATATGGAGGATAGCACCTATAAAATAAGTGGGTTAGCAAGTGAGATAGAGACTGTGGCAAAGTCGGCTAAACAAATGAATGATATATCCGATGAAGCAAATGAAATTAGTAATAGTGGAATAAAAATAGTGGAGACCTTAACACAGAAATCAAAGGAAACTAATGATGCTACAATGAAGGTAAGTGGTAGTATATTAGAGGTAGATGCAAAGGCTCAAGAAATAGAGAGTATTATAGGAACTATCGGTCAAATAGCTCAGCAAACAAATCTGCTTGCCCTAAATGCATCTATTGAAGCAGCTAGAGCCGGTGAATATGGTAGAGGATTCTCTGTTGTTGCAGAGGAAATTGGGAGCCTTGCTAAGCAATCGGAGCAGTCTGTAAATGATATCAATAATATTATAGAAGGAATACAAACACAGTCTAAAACTGCTGTAGATACAATGACCGAGGCAAAGGATATCGTAGAAGAGAATAATAAAATAGTCGATGAAGTTGGAGCAATGTTTAATAATATAATTCATTCTGTAAAAAGACTAACTGAAAAAATTAGTGAAATAGAAAAATATAGTGAAAGCATGAACTATAGTAAGGATGAAATCGTGGGTATAATAGAAAATTTATCGGCTATATCTGAGGAAACTTCAGCCTCTACCCAAGAAATTTCAGCATCCACAGAAGAACAGGTGGCTTCTATACAAGAGATCGCATCATCAAGCCACAATTTAGCAGAAATGGTTAAGGGACTAGAAAGGGAAATAAATCAATTTAAGTTGTAA
- a CDS encoding sigma-54 dependent transcriptional regulator, which yields MKKVFIVDDHKEITDLLQKVLCKENLEAVGFYSAESVIQALKEDCPEIVLLDIQMPDMDGVEVLKIINENYSEVKVIIMTAYAEKYKSKFFLENGAVDFISKPFKLKDIRKVIWNVLQKDNGFNKRLQQEKGKIIGKSPKIRSCIDKALKFSNSDAPILIYGESGTGKELIVDSIHYNSIRKHSNLVKINCAAIPGDLLESELFGYEKGAFTGATNTKKGKIEEANEGTLFLDEVSEMDEKLQTKLLRVLEYKTFERLGGNKQSFSDFRLICATNRDIMEAVNKGGFRRDLFYRINTFNIDLPSLRERKEDIPLLVNYFIDIFRRDYVTCVKTIDKEAIEALKKHDWPGNIRELKNVMQRIISIVNKENITKEDIDAYLLLAEDKNNSPQNIDSSAMISLEQLEKQHITKVLKGVSGNKDEAIGILEISKKTLYNKIRKYNIKI from the coding sequence GTGAAAAAAGTATTCATTGTAGACGATCATAAAGAAATCACAGATTTGTTACAAAAAGTGCTTTGTAAAGAAAATCTTGAAGCCGTAGGATTTTATAGTGCCGAATCGGTTATACAAGCATTGAAGGAAGACTGTCCGGAAATAGTTCTTTTAGATATTCAGATGCCCGATATGGATGGAGTTGAAGTTCTAAAAATAATAAATGAAAATTATAGTGAAGTTAAGGTCATAATAATGACCGCTTATGCGGAGAAATATAAATCTAAGTTTTTTTTAGAAAATGGTGCCGTAGATTTTATATCAAAGCCCTTTAAACTTAAGGATATAAGAAAAGTAATATGGAATGTTTTACAAAAAGATAATGGATTCAATAAAAGACTTCAGCAGGAAAAAGGCAAAATCATAGGTAAAAGTCCGAAGATAAGAAGCTGTATAGATAAGGCCTTAAAATTTTCTAATAGTGATGCACCTATATTGATTTATGGAGAAAGTGGTACGGGAAAAGAGTTAATAGTAGATTCTATACATTATAACTCCATTAGAAAACATAGTAACCTTGTCAAAATTAATTGTGCAGCTATCCCCGGTGATCTATTGGAAAGTGAGCTTTTTGGCTATGAAAAAGGAGCCTTTACCGGTGCTACCAACACAAAGAAAGGTAAAATTGAAGAAGCAAATGAAGGGACTTTATTCTTAGATGAAGTAAGTGAAATGGATGAAAAATTACAAACCAAATTGCTAAGGGTTCTTGAATACAAAACCTTTGAACGTTTGGGGGGAAATAAACAATCGTTTTCTGATTTTAGACTTATATGTGCCACTAATAGGGACATAATGGAAGCTGTGAATAAGGGCGGCTTTCGTAGGGACTTGTTTTATAGGATAAATACATTCAATATAGACTTGCCTTCCTTAAGGGAGAGAAAAGAAGATATACCTTTACTTGTAAATTATTTCATAGATATATTTAGACGAGACTATGTCACCTGTGTGAAAACCATAGATAAAGAAGCCATAGAAGCACTAAAAAAACATGATTGGCCTGGAAATATAAGAGAATTAAAAAATGTGATGCAAAGGATTATATCAATAGTAAATAAAGAAAATATTACCAAAGAGGATATCGACGCTTATTTATTATTAGCAGAAGACAAGAATAACAGCCCACAAAATATTGACAGCAGCGCCATGATCAGTTTAGAACAATTGGAAAAGCAGCATATAACAAAGGTTTTGAAAGGGGTTAGCGGTAATAAGGACGAGGCCATAGGAATTTTAGAAATAAGTAAGAAAACACTATATAATAAAATCCGAAAATATAATATCAAGATATAA
- a CDS encoding ATP-binding protein, whose protein sequence is MFHTFFDNMILLIGAFFISIKLVNRVDKKTSGYRPNIWASSIHASLISVLIMLNSYMHKGMVFDIRGIPVFLVSYLYGWKAGLISCILPTIFRYYIGGSTIWQGIAMGIIIPGMVGFIFYKPNKNNEKYRLFSIKRILIAYLIYCIIRFFLMPFIIPVSYSLWLMLNINMTIVSLISLLCIVLIINDSNKNMLLGIEMDEKQKKIEKLNSELFNSNNTLISLLDVMPVGIIVCDIKGNIILTNKTSTNILGKNANRLGGRLANSQERAYFLHELDGTEIPLKELPYWETIEKGRVIKDIEMLLRRKDKKERIIIVSSTPIHDENNKITNGVIVLNDITHLKIIEDTLRDGRKISEAFLNGITEVLILVDRKGTILELNETCASAFKLKIEEAKGLNIFDLLLPELKQKMKNCINNFIEGGKKVSFEEKLKEKYFNIVLYPILDNHQQMKKFVVFAKDVTKIKEADKIRNRFIKELANEQQKLEDKNHKLTLLSKQHMATLEVLYKKNEELKVANRSKNSFIANVSHELKTPLNITMTYLEYLLEEQDEELSEEQKEMLKVAYNNADRLQYLINDLLDISLIEAQKINFDFKEINLTTFLNTLITDRNLTIKGKNINIKFSIPQKDIFIITDMFRLRQVVDNILDNAIKFSCEGDIEVSLKEKTNNIDIYVKDNGIGIDQDKMDSIFKPFYQVDDSSKKKYKGVGLGLYISQKIINALGGEISVENNSEQGCCFKVSLPIIESLG, encoded by the coding sequence ATGTTTCATACATTTTTTGATAATATGATCCTACTTATTGGGGCTTTTTTTATAAGCATTAAATTAGTGAACCGTGTTGATAAAAAAACAAGTGGTTATAGACCTAATATTTGGGCATCTTCTATTCATGCCAGTCTAATATCGGTTTTAATTATGCTCAATTCATATATGCACAAGGGAATGGTTTTTGATATAAGGGGTATACCGGTTTTCCTTGTTTCATATTTATATGGGTGGAAGGCTGGACTTATATCCTGTATTTTGCCTACAATATTTCGCTATTATATAGGAGGTTCAACAATTTGGCAAGGTATAGCTATGGGTATAATAATTCCTGGTATGGTTGGGTTCATATTTTATAAACCTAACAAGAATAATGAGAAATATAGATTGTTCAGTATAAAGAGGATACTTATAGCTTACTTAATATACTGTATAATTCGATTTTTCTTAATGCCATTTATTATACCCGTTTCCTATTCCCTATGGTTAATGCTAAATATAAATATGACAATTGTATCTTTGATTTCATTACTTTGTATTGTGCTGATCATAAATGATTCCAATAAAAATATGCTATTAGGAATAGAGATGGATGAAAAGCAAAAAAAGATTGAGAAACTCAATAGTGAACTTTTTAATTCAAATAATACATTGATATCTCTTTTGGATGTTATGCCCGTGGGGATAATAGTTTGTGATATAAAGGGTAATATTATTTTGACAAATAAAACGTCTACCAATATACTAGGTAAAAATGCAAATAGATTGGGTGGAAGGCTTGCCAATTCCCAGGAAAGGGCATATTTTCTTCACGAGCTAGATGGCACTGAGATTCCTTTAAAGGAATTGCCATATTGGGAGACTATTGAGAAGGGAAGGGTTATAAAGGATATAGAGATGCTTTTGCGAAGGAAAGATAAAAAAGAAAGAATTATCATAGTATCTAGTACTCCTATACATGATGAGAATAATAAAATAACCAATGGGGTAATAGTACTAAACGATATAACCCATCTTAAGATTATTGAAGACACCCTCCGTGATGGTCGGAAAATAAGTGAAGCATTTTTAAATGGGATAACGGAAGTACTGATATTGGTAGATAGAAAAGGAACTATTTTGGAACTGAATGAAACCTGTGCATCAGCGTTTAAATTAAAGATTGAAGAAGCTAAAGGCTTAAATATCTTTGACCTTTTATTACCAGAGCTAAAACAAAAAATGAAAAATTGTATTAATAATTTCATTGAAGGGGGAAAAAAAGTATCCTTTGAAGAAAAACTTAAGGAAAAATATTTTAATATAGTATTATATCCTATACTTGACAACCATCAGCAGATGAAAAAATTTGTTGTATTTGCTAAGGATGTTACCAAGATTAAGGAAGCGGATAAAATAAGAAACCGATTTATAAAAGAACTGGCTAATGAGCAGCAAAAGCTGGAGGACAAAAATCATAAGCTGACCTTGTTATCTAAACAGCATATGGCAACCTTGGAGGTCTTATATAAAAAAAATGAGGAATTAAAGGTAGCTAATAGATCAAAAAATAGCTTTATAGCCAATGTAAGTCATGAACTGAAAACTCCCCTTAATATTACAATGACTTATCTTGAATATTTATTGGAGGAACAGGATGAAGAGCTAAGTGAAGAACAAAAAGAAATGCTCAAGGTAGCCTATAATAATGCAGATAGACTTCAGTATTTAATTAATGACTTACTTGATATTTCCTTAATTGAAGCACAGAAAATCAACTTTGATTTTAAGGAAATTAATTTAACCACTTTTTTAAATACATTGATAACAGATAGAAATCTTACTATAAAAGGCAAAAACATTAATATAAAGTTTTCTATTCCTCAAAAAGATATTTTTATTATAACTGATATGTTTAGACTTAGACAAGTAGTTGACAATATCTTAGATAATGCAATAAAATTCTCCTGTGAAGGAGATATTGAGGTATCACTTAAAGAAAAAACAAATAATATTGATATATATGTAAAGGATAATGGAATTGGCATAGATCAGGATAAAATGGATAGTATATTTAAACCATTTTATCAAGTTGATGATTCTTCTAAAAAGAAATATAAAGGAGTTGGATTAGGACTGTATATTTCACAAAAGATTATAAATGCTTTAGGCGGCGAAATATCAGTGGAAAATAATTCTGAACAGGGATGTTGTTTTAAAGTAAGTCTTCCAATTATAGAGAGTCTAGGGTGA